From the genome of Bosea sp. Tri-49, one region includes:
- the aspT gene encoding aspartate-alanine antiporter, with the protein MSWLHGLFAQSPEIALFLSLAGGYWIGKFQFGKFQLGGVAGSLLVAVIISQVGVSIDNGIKSVLFALFIYAVGFESGPQFFRSLGRQSLREIAMATVLAVSGLLTVIVLARAFGLDKGLAAGIAAGGLTQSAIIGTASAAIGKLGLAADETQRLQANVAIGYAVTYIFGSFGAIIVCVNILPWFMRRSIRDDAIKAEAEMLAGARSYGVGEHAAAPDLVGRIYRIETAAGRSVAEIEGASAQPISIERIKRGGALIGTEPSLKLQAGDIVLLVGRRSGVVGLSQQLGPELESSEGMDVVVVTRDVAITAATFVKRTVAEIRTSTAADLRHGVYVIAVKRAGTPLPLEGGTVIEPGDVATLYGTAEDVQRVARQVGSVIIPSDKTDFVFHGFGLVVGLLIGLLVVRFGDIPLTLGSGGGALLSGLAFGWYRSRNMALGNMPSAASTLLRDLGLAGFVAVVGLQSGLQAVSTIADKGLSIFLIGVVVTLLPLLITMLFGRYVLRYDNTAIFAGALSGSRSANPAFGEILDKAGNSIPTTPFAITYALANVFLTLLGPLVVAFA; encoded by the coding sequence ATGTCCTGGCTGCACGGCCTGTTTGCTCAGTCGCCCGAGATCGCCCTGTTCCTGTCATTGGCGGGGGGCTACTGGATAGGCAAGTTCCAGTTCGGCAAGTTCCAGCTCGGCGGGGTCGCCGGCTCGCTCCTGGTCGCAGTGATCATCAGCCAGGTCGGCGTCTCGATCGACAACGGCATCAAATCCGTCCTCTTCGCCCTGTTCATCTATGCGGTCGGCTTCGAGAGCGGCCCGCAGTTCTTCCGCTCGCTCGGGCGCCAGTCGCTGCGCGAGATCGCGATGGCGACCGTGCTGGCGGTGAGCGGGCTCTTGACCGTCATCGTGTTGGCGCGCGCCTTCGGTCTCGACAAGGGTCTCGCGGCCGGCATCGCCGCCGGCGGCCTGACGCAATCGGCGATCATCGGCACCGCCAGCGCCGCGATCGGCAAGCTCGGCCTCGCTGCCGACGAGACCCAGCGCCTGCAGGCCAATGTCGCGATCGGCTACGCCGTCACCTACATTTTCGGCTCGTTCGGCGCGATCATCGTCTGCGTCAACATCCTGCCCTGGTTCATGCGGCGGAGCATTCGCGACGACGCGATCAAGGCTGAGGCGGAGATGCTGGCCGGGGCGCGCAGCTACGGTGTCGGCGAACATGCGGCCGCGCCCGATCTGGTGGGCCGCATCTATCGCATCGAGACCGCGGCCGGTCGCAGCGTCGCCGAGATCGAGGGCGCCAGCGCCCAGCCGATCAGCATCGAGCGCATCAAGCGCGGCGGCGCGCTGATCGGCACGGAACCGTCGCTCAAGCTCCAGGCCGGCGACATCGTCCTGCTGGTCGGGCGTCGCTCCGGTGTGGTTGGCCTGTCGCAGCAGCTCGGTCCGGAGCTCGAATCCTCTGAGGGCATGGACGTGGTCGTCGTCACCCGCGACGTCGCGATCACCGCGGCCACCTTCGTCAAGCGCACCGTCGCGGAGATCCGGACCTCGACGGCCGCGGATCTGCGCCACGGCGTCTATGTGATTGCGGTCAAGCGGGCCGGCACTCCGTTGCCGCTCGAAGGCGGGACGGTGATCGAACCGGGCGACGTCGCCACGCTCTACGGCACGGCCGAGGACGTGCAGCGCGTGGCGCGGCAGGTCGGCAGCGTCATCATCCCGAGCGACAAGACCGATTTCGTCTTCCACGGCTTCGGCCTGGTCGTCGGCCTGCTGATCGGGCTCCTGGTGGTCCGCTTCGGCGATATTCCGCTGACCCTGGGCAGCGGCGGCGGCGCACTCCTCTCCGGCCTCGCTTTCGGCTGGTATCGCAGCCGCAACATGGCGCTGGGCAATATGCCGAGCGCCGCCTCGACGCTGCTGCGCGACCTCGGCCTTGCAGGATTCGTCGCGGTGGTCGGCCTGCAATCCGGACTGCAGGCCGTCAGCACGATCGCCGACAAGGGCCTGTCGATCTTCCTGATCGGTGTCGTGGTGACCCTGCTGCCGCTGCTGATCACCATGCTCTTCGGGCGCTATGTCCTGCGCTACGACAACACCGCGATCTTCGCCGGCGCCCTGTCGGGCTCGCGCAGCGCCAACCCGGCTTTCGGCGAGATCCTCGACAAGGCCGGGAACTCGATCCCGACCACGCCCTTCGCCATCACCTATGCGCTCGCCAATGTCTTCCTGACCCTGCTCGGGCCGCTCGTCGTCGCCTTTGCCTGA
- a CDS encoding bifunctional aspartate transaminase/aspartate 4-decarboxylase, which produces MTADYSKYAKLSPFELKDELIKLASGKANRTMLNAGRGNPNFLATLPRRAFFRLGLFAVAEAELSYSYMENGVGGLPKIEGIEGRFERFTAEHRDQPGVVFLGRALSYVRDQLGLPPSDFLHEMVEGILGSNYPVPPRMLRLSEEVVKQYIVKEMIGGFLPAGSIDLFATEGGTAAMAYIFNTLKQNGLLKRGDKVAIGLPVFTPYIEIPELDEYGLEEVAINADPAKGWQFPDEELDKLKDPAIKIFFCVNPSNPPSVKMDDRSLDRVAAIVREHRPDLFILTDDVYGTFADGFRSLFATCPQNTMLVYSFSKYFGATGWRLGVIATHKQNVFDRALDALPKEAKKGLDRRYGSLLPDVRSLRFIDRIVADSRAVALNHTAGLSTPQQVQMVLFSLFALMDESDSYKAELKKLIRRREAALYRELGIEQGSDPNAVDYYTLLDLEEISRKLYGDAFAKWVTKRSATGDFLFRIADETGIVLLPGRGFGTKQAAGRASLANLNEYEYANIGRALRSMADQLYAEYEKKGRG; this is translated from the coding sequence ATGACCGCCGATTACTCGAAATACGCCAAGCTGAGCCCGTTCGAGCTGAAGGATGAGTTGATCAAGCTGGCATCGGGCAAGGCGAACCGCACGATGCTCAATGCCGGCCGCGGCAATCCCAATTTCCTGGCCACCCTGCCCCGCCGCGCCTTCTTCCGCCTCGGCCTCTTCGCCGTGGCCGAGGCCGAGCTCTCCTATTCCTACATGGAGAACGGCGTCGGCGGCCTGCCGAAGATCGAGGGCATCGAGGGCCGGTTCGAGCGCTTCACGGCCGAGCATCGCGACCAGCCGGGCGTCGTCTTCCTCGGCCGGGCGCTGAGCTATGTCCGCGACCAGCTCGGCTTGCCACCCTCGGACTTCCTGCACGAGATGGTCGAGGGCATCCTTGGCAGCAACTACCCCGTTCCACCCCGCATGCTCAGGCTCAGCGAAGAGGTCGTCAAACAATACATCGTCAAGGAGATGATCGGCGGCTTCCTGCCGGCCGGCAGCATCGACCTCTTCGCCACCGAGGGCGGCACGGCGGCGATGGCCTATATCTTCAACACGCTGAAGCAGAACGGCCTGCTCAAGCGTGGCGACAAGGTCGCGATCGGCCTGCCGGTGTTCACGCCCTATATCGAGATCCCCGAGCTCGACGAATACGGGCTCGAGGAGGTCGCGATCAACGCCGATCCCGCCAAGGGCTGGCAATTCCCGGACGAGGAGCTCGACAAGCTCAAGGATCCGGCGATCAAGATCTTCTTCTGCGTCAATCCGAGTAACCCGCCCTCCGTGAAGATGGACGACCGCAGCCTCGACCGCGTCGCGGCGATCGTGCGTGAGCATCGGCCGGACCTGTTCATCCTGACCGACGACGTCTACGGCACCTTCGCCGACGGGTTCCGCTCGCTGTTCGCGACCTGCCCGCAGAACACCATGCTGGTCTACTCGTTCTCGAAATATTTCGGCGCGACCGGCTGGCGCCTCGGTGTCATCGCCACGCACAAGCAGAATGTCTTCGACAGAGCGCTCGACGCCCTGCCCAAGGAGGCGAAGAAGGGTCTCGACCGCCGCTACGGCTCGCTCCTGCCGGATGTAAGGTCTCTGCGCTTCATCGACCGCATTGTCGCCGACAGCCGCGCAGTGGCGCTCAACCACACCGCCGGCCTGTCGACGCCGCAGCAGGTCCAGATGGTGCTGTTCTCGCTGTTCGCGCTGATGGACGAAAGCGACAGCTACAAGGCCGAGCTGAAGAAGCTGATCCGCCGGCGCGAGGCTGCGCTTTATCGCGAGCTCGGCATCGAGCAGGGCAGCGATCCGAACGCCGTCGACTACTACACCCTGCTCGACCTCGAGGAGATCTCGCGCAAGCTCTATGGCGACGCCTTCGCCAAATGGGTCACGAAGCGCTCGGCCACCGGCGATTTCCTGTTCCGTATCGCCGACGAGACCGGGATCGTGTTGCTGCCAGGGCGTGGCTTCGGCACGAAGCAAGCGGCGGGCCGCGCCTCGCTCGCCAATCTCAACGAGTATGAATACGCCAATATCGGCCGGGCGCTCCGCTCCATGGCGGACCAGCTCTACGCCGAATACGAGAAGAAGGGCCGGGGGTGA
- a CDS encoding HlyD family secretion protein: protein MLELLVCALFTLVPDYLYRRYGQGKRLGKEITLYSVWFELRWGIVTCVMLTVGLITVIFYNHPSTSSATVFFRSVPIVPEINGRVAQVHVGYSAKVEKGAPIFTLDSKSQEAAVEAARRKIAEVDATLVVAKADILAFDGKIQEARSALQQALDELQTKRELKRRNDDIVATREIERLENIVAGREAAVASATASQAAAQTKISTLLPAERASAEAALAQAEVELSKTVVRAGFTGHVEQFTLRVGDIVNPFMRPAGTIIPAEAGRVGLQAGFNQIEAQVIKVGMVAEATCVSKPWTVIPMVVTGVQDFIAAGQLRSGEQLIDAQQVVRPGTLLAYLEPLHPGGMDGVTPGSSCIANAYTSNHDVIAAKDTSTFRRIVLHAVDAVGLVHALLLRIQAQVLPIKTLVLSGH, encoded by the coding sequence ATGCTTGAGCTTCTCGTCTGCGCGCTCTTCACCCTCGTCCCGGACTACCTCTACCGCCGCTACGGCCAGGGCAAGCGGCTGGGCAAGGAGATCACGCTCTATTCGGTCTGGTTCGAACTGCGTTGGGGCATCGTCACCTGCGTCATGCTGACGGTCGGCCTGATCACGGTGATCTTCTACAACCATCCGTCGACGAGCAGCGCCACGGTGTTCTTCCGGAGCGTGCCGATCGTGCCGGAGATCAATGGCCGCGTGGCGCAGGTCCATGTCGGTTACAGCGCGAAGGTCGAAAAGGGCGCGCCGATCTTCACGCTCGACAGCAAGAGCCAGGAGGCGGCCGTCGAGGCGGCGCGGCGCAAGATCGCCGAGGTGGACGCGACACTGGTGGTCGCGAAGGCCGATATCCTCGCTTTTGACGGCAAGATCCAGGAGGCGAGGAGCGCGCTGCAGCAGGCACTCGACGAACTGCAGACCAAGCGCGAGTTGAAGCGGCGCAATGACGATATCGTCGCGACCCGCGAGATCGAGCGGCTCGAGAATATCGTGGCTGGCCGGGAAGCCGCGGTGGCGTCTGCAACGGCCTCGCAGGCGGCCGCCCAGACCAAGATCTCGACGCTGTTGCCGGCCGAGCGCGCCAGCGCTGAGGCGGCGTTGGCGCAGGCCGAGGTGGAATTGAGCAAGACCGTGGTGCGGGCCGGTTTCACCGGGCATGTCGAGCAATTCACGCTGCGGGTCGGCGATATCGTCAACCCCTTCATGCGTCCGGCCGGGACCATCATTCCGGCAGAGGCCGGCCGGGTCGGATTGCAGGCCGGCTTCAACCAGATCGAGGCGCAGGTGATCAAGGTCGGCATGGTCGCCGAAGCCACTTGTGTCTCGAAGCCGTGGACGGTGATCCCGATGGTGGTGACGGGAGTGCAGGACTTCATCGCCGCAGGCCAACTCCGCAGCGGCGAGCAACTGATCGACGCGCAGCAGGTGGTGCGCCCGGGAACGCTTCTGGCCTATCTAGAGCCGCTCCACCCGGGCGGGATGGACGGCGTGACGCCGGGCTCGAGCTGCATCGCCAACGCCTATACCAGCAACCACGACGTGATCGCCGCGAAGGATACCAGCACCTTCCGGCGCATCGTCCTGCATGCGGTGGACGCGGTCGGGCTGGTGCATGCCCTGCTCCTGCGCATCCAGGCGCAAGTGCTGCCGATCAAGACGCTCGTCCTCAGCGGGCACTGA
- a CDS encoding LysR family transcriptional regulator: MLTLRQIEVVRAIMITGTIAGAAKLLNVSAPGISRLMKHTERTLRLKLFDRRHGRYVPTPEAKDIFEQINGVYRKVDDLHSMLARIERGGDVEFKLGSVPSICHVMVPRAIERLRRKHPDLRIDINILKIEEALDYLLLGKGEIVAMSYKLDHPGLDFMPLAMGELLCIVPQSHPLAGRTSISAREIVQHPLIGIDPTDPYGRIMSEIFERQKLRYEMAIKARFGTTVCSLVRAGLGIAIIDQFTVAHGSMQGIATIPIEEPTHFQTYVAMKNDKALSLYAETFVRLLREEMTAVISPRLAAER; this comes from the coding sequence ATGCTGACGCTGCGCCAGATCGAGGTGGTCCGGGCGATCATGATCACCGGCACGATCGCCGGCGCGGCCAAGCTGCTCAACGTCTCCGCGCCCGGCATCAGCCGACTGATGAAGCACACCGAGCGGACGCTCCGCCTCAAGCTGTTCGACCGCCGGCACGGCCGCTATGTGCCGACGCCGGAAGCCAAGGACATCTTCGAGCAGATCAACGGCGTGTACCGCAAGGTCGACGACCTGCATTCGATGCTGGCCCGGATCGAGCGCGGCGGCGATGTCGAGTTCAAGCTCGGCTCGGTGCCGAGCATCTGCCATGTCATGGTGCCGCGCGCGATCGAGCGCCTCAGGCGCAAGCATCCCGATCTGCGCATCGACATCAACATCCTGAAGATCGAGGAGGCGCTCGATTATCTCCTGCTTGGCAAGGGCGAGATCGTGGCGATGAGTTACAAGCTCGATCATCCCGGGCTCGATTTCATGCCCTTGGCGATGGGTGAGCTGCTCTGCATCGTCCCGCAAAGCCATCCGCTCGCCGGCCGCACCAGCATCTCGGCTCGCGAGATCGTCCAGCATCCGCTGATCGGTATCGACCCGACCGATCCATACGGCCGGATCATGAGCGAGATCTTCGAGCGCCAGAAGCTGCGCTATGAGATGGCGATCAAGGCCCGTTTCGGGACCACGGTCTGCTCGCTGGTCCGGGCCGGGCTCGGCATCGCCATCATCGACCAGTTCACCGTCGCGCACGGCTCGATGCAAGGCATCGCCACGATCCCGATCGAGGAGCCGACCCATTTCCAGACCTATGTCGCGATGAAGAACGACAAGGCTCTCTCGCTCTACGCCGAAACCTTCGTCCGCCTGCTGCGCGAGGAGATGACCGCCGTCATTTCACCGCGACTTGCCGCAGAAAGATAA
- a CDS encoding shikimate dehydrogenase, with the protein MSTIVTAKKSKRVLLGLLGSPIAHSATPAAQEAAARAAGIEAHYHLIEVAGAGRDDLVAMLDGIRRLGFSGINVTYPYKEAVLPLLDGLSEQAAAMGAVNTIVVDGGKLTGHNTDATGFATAYRRLGRQDGDKPVAIIGAGGVGKAIAFALAGSGVSRLRLYDTDGNKAEALAAALVGRAETVIADSAEAAAEGAAGIVNGTPIGMLPDRGIPIEADAIHASQWVGDAVYHPLFTPLLKAAQKAGATVMTGRELAVHQGVDAFRLFTGLEVSEAVIGAAFDAVIAAREGAERAA; encoded by the coding sequence ATGTCGACCATCGTCACCGCCAAGAAGAGCAAACGCGTGCTGCTCGGCCTGCTCGGCTCGCCGATCGCGCATTCGGCAACGCCGGCGGCGCAGGAAGCGGCGGCGCGTGCGGCCGGCATCGAAGCGCATTACCATCTCATCGAGGTCGCCGGCGCAGGGCGCGACGATCTCGTCGCGATGCTCGACGGCATCCGCCGGCTCGGCTTCTCCGGCATCAATGTCACCTACCCCTACAAGGAAGCGGTCCTGCCGCTGCTCGACGGACTGTCCGAGCAGGCGGCTGCAATGGGCGCGGTCAACACCATCGTCGTCGACGGCGGAAAGCTGACCGGCCACAACACCGACGCCACCGGCTTCGCCACCGCCTATCGACGGCTCGGCCGCCAGGATGGCGACAAGCCGGTCGCGATCATCGGCGCGGGCGGCGTCGGCAAAGCGATCGCCTTCGCGCTCGCCGGCAGCGGTGTCAGCCGGCTCAGGCTCTACGACACCGATGGCAACAAGGCAGAAGCGCTCGCAGCCGCCCTCGTCGGGCGCGCGGAGACTGTGATCGCCGACAGCGCCGAGGCTGCGGCCGAGGGCGCCGCGGGTATCGTCAACGGCACGCCGATCGGCATGCTGCCGGACCGCGGCATCCCGATCGAAGCGGACGCGATTCACGCGTCGCAATGGGTTGGGGACGCGGTCTATCACCCGCTCTTTACTCCGCTGCTGAAAGCGGCGCAAAAGGCCGGCGCGACCGTGATGACCGGGCGCGAGCTTGCGGTCCACCAGGGCGTCGACGCCTTCCGGCTGTTCACCGGGCTGGAGGTTTCGGAGGCCGTGATCGGCGCCGCCTTCGACGCGGTGATCGCGGCGCGCGAGGGGGCCGAGCGCGCCGCCTGA
- a CDS encoding ABC transporter substrate-binding protein, translated as MKKHWIIAAALGMAVSLPALAQDKVKLVDVVELSGAGATAGTNWKNGIDLAVADINAKGGILGKQIEIVHYDTQTNPGNTRAAVQRAIDEGTYAVLGPVFSGPIGASMQIAQRAEIAQLVGGEAAGLTKQGNQYLFRTSLSQTAAMPKIAKYLKDTIKAGSVAVVWVNNDFGKGGRDAIIPELEKAGIKLAVDVSTEQGQADFAADAIKVKNSNADAIFVYLNEEESARFLRAAKQQGITKPMVGETTLLGAKVIELAGDAANGVKGHVGLSIDAPIPAFQEFGKKFQAKYNYASDHNGLKGYMAVYMVKWATEKQKKFDKKGVADTLRGATIKTSEEPGILIETTVEKNGDLDRESFLAEVKDGKQVITATLPKINP; from the coding sequence ATGAAGAAGCACTGGATCATCGCCGCCGCGCTCGGCATGGCCGTCAGCCTGCCCGCGCTGGCGCAGGACAAGGTCAAGCTGGTCGACGTCGTCGAGCTCTCGGGCGCAGGCGCGACCGCCGGCACCAACTGGAAGAACGGCATCGACCTCGCCGTCGCCGACATCAATGCCAAGGGCGGCATCCTCGGCAAGCAGATCGAGATCGTCCACTACGACACCCAGACCAATCCGGGTAACACCCGCGCCGCCGTGCAGCGCGCTATCGACGAGGGCACCTATGCCGTGCTCGGCCCGGTCTTCTCCGGCCCGATCGGCGCCTCCATGCAGATCGCCCAGCGCGCCGAGATCGCCCAGCTCGTCGGCGGCGAGGCGGCCGGCCTGACCAAGCAGGGCAACCAGTACCTGTTCCGGACCTCGCTCAGCCAGACGGCGGCGATGCCGAAGATCGCCAAATATCTGAAGGACACGATCAAGGCCGGCTCGGTCGCGGTCGTCTGGGTCAACAACGATTTCGGCAAGGGTGGCCGCGACGCGATCATCCCCGAGCTGGAAAAGGCCGGTATCAAGCTCGCCGTCGACGTCTCGACCGAGCAGGGCCAGGCCGACTTCGCCGCCGACGCGATCAAGGTCAAGAATTCGAACGCCGACGCGATCTTCGTCTATTTGAACGAGGAGGAGAGCGCCCGCTTCCTGCGCGCCGCCAAGCAGCAGGGCATCACCAAGCCGATGGTCGGCGAGACGACCCTGCTCGGCGCCAAGGTGATCGAGCTGGCCGGCGATGCAGCTAATGGTGTCAAAGGTCATGTCGGCCTCTCGATCGACGCGCCGATCCCGGCCTTCCAGGAGTTCGGCAAGAAGTTCCAGGCCAAGTACAACTATGCCTCCGACCATAACGGCCTGAAGGGCTACATGGCCGTCTACATGGTGAAGTGGGCGACCGAGAAGCAGAAGAAATTCGACAAGAAGGGCGTCGCCGACACGCTGCGCGGCGCGACCATCAAGACCTCGGAAGAGCCGGGCATCCTGATCGAGACCACCGTCGAGAAGAACGGCGACCTCGACCGCGAGAGCTTCCTCGCCGAGGTCAAGGACGGCAAGCAGGTGATCACGGCGACGCTGCCGAAGATCAACCCGTAA
- a CDS encoding branched-chain amino acid ABC transporter permease — MAEFLAYLIAGIATGAIYALAAIGFTLVWQTSQTINFAQGEFVMLPAVLVLLAIKLFGAPIWLGALIGIAAFILIFGVGFKLAVVDPMIRHGVLPLAIATMALSIIMKEGAKDGFSAEAQKFPSFVPTETISVFGAAISLQHVAIIAVAFAVIGLLQWFVGSTRLGRQMQATAQNPTVARILGIPVERMVLLTFVINAALAVVASVLISPIYLAKFSNGEVIGLFAFIAAIVGGFNQVRGALVGGLIVGIVDSMAAAYISTSYRLAVPLVLLVVVILVKPEGLMGRKEERRV, encoded by the coding sequence ATGGCCGAATTCCTCGCCTATCTCATCGCCGGCATTGCCACGGGCGCGATCTATGCCCTGGCCGCGATCGGCTTCACTTTGGTCTGGCAGACCTCGCAGACGATCAACTTCGCCCAGGGCGAGTTCGTCATGCTGCCGGCGGTGCTGGTCCTGCTCGCGATCAAGCTCTTCGGCGCGCCGATCTGGCTCGGTGCCCTGATCGGCATCGCCGCCTTCATTCTGATCTTCGGCGTCGGCTTCAAGCTCGCTGTGGTCGACCCGATGATCCGGCACGGCGTTCTGCCACTCGCCATCGCCACCATGGCGCTGTCGATCATCATGAAGGAAGGCGCCAAGGACGGCTTCTCGGCCGAGGCGCAGAAATTCCCCTCCTTCGTGCCGACCGAGACGATCTCGGTGTTCGGCGCCGCGATCTCGCTGCAGCATGTCGCGATCATCGCGGTCGCCTTCGCCGTCATCGGCCTGCTGCAATGGTTCGTCGGCAGCACCCGCCTCGGCCGCCAGATGCAGGCGACGGCGCAGAATCCGACGGTGGCGCGCATCCTCGGCATCCCGGTCGAGCGCATGGTGCTGCTGACCTTCGTGATCAATGCGGCGCTCGCCGTCGTCGCCTCGGTGCTGATCTCGCCGATCTATCTGGCGAAGTTCTCGAATGGCGAGGTCATCGGCCTGTTCGCCTTCATCGCGGCGATCGTCGGCGGCTTCAACCAGGTCCGCGGCGCCCTCGTCGGCGGCCTGATCGTCGGCATCGTCGACAGCATGGCGGCGGCCTACATCTCGACCTCCTACCGGCTCGCCGTGCCGCTCGTGCTCCTGGTCGTCGTCATCCTCGTCAAGCCGGAAGGCCTGATGGGTCGCAAAGAGGAGCGCCGCGTATGA
- a CDS encoding branched-chain amino acid ABC transporter permease: MTAPATHSAAPAARRLSLPAFIDGRLLTLVAAAIILWFVPSGMGRYGTYVLSLWLVMSVAVMGLNLTLGYAGLKSLAQAAFMGIGAYATALLTSKVGLNWYASFAISGLLTFAVGLVLGFPALRVKAHYLAFVTLAFSTLIWLVLRNEQWLTGGVFGLSNIPRPSFFGLKLDGALAFHRFVVVVTFLLAVVLWWMIRSPWGRAFTALRENPIRAASLGIDTRMYTLLAFAIGSAYAGFAGALYAPLVEFIDPSPFSLSQSFFLLLMVVAGGAGYLLGPFIGALLGVVLPEWLRFAGSLYLIIFAAIVMLLLIACPQGMSGLLERGWNRLTGKKEGSR; the protein is encoded by the coding sequence ATGACCGCGCCCGCAACCCACAGTGCCGCCCCGGCGGCACGCCGCCTGTCGCTGCCCGCCTTCATCGACGGCAGGCTGCTGACGCTGGTCGCCGCCGCGATCATCCTCTGGTTCGTCCCGTCCGGCATGGGCCGCTACGGCACCTACGTGCTCTCGCTTTGGCTGGTGATGAGCGTCGCGGTGATGGGCCTCAACCTGACGCTCGGCTATGCCGGCCTGAAGTCGCTGGCCCAGGCCGCCTTCATGGGCATCGGCGCCTATGCGACGGCGCTGCTCACCAGCAAGGTCGGGCTGAACTGGTACGCCTCCTTCGCGATCTCGGGCCTGCTCACCTTCGCGGTCGGGCTCGTGCTCGGCTTCCCGGCGCTGCGGGTCAAGGCGCACTATCTCGCCTTCGTGACGCTGGCCTTCTCGACGCTGATCTGGCTCGTCCTGCGCAATGAGCAATGGCTTACCGGCGGCGTCTTCGGCCTCTCCAACATCCCGCGGCCGAGCTTCTTCGGCCTCAAGCTCGACGGGGCGCTGGCCTTCCATCGCTTCGTCGTGGTCGTCACCTTCCTGCTCGCGGTCGTCCTCTGGTGGATGATCCGCTCGCCCTGGGGCCGGGCCTTCACGGCGCTGCGCGAGAACCCGATCCGGGCCGCGAGCCTCGGCATCGACACCCGCATGTACACGCTGCTCGCCTTCGCGATCGGCTCGGCCTATGCGGGCTTTGCCGGCGCGCTCTATGCACCGCTGGTCGAGTTCATCGACCCCTCGCCCTTCTCGCTGTCGCAGAGCTTCTTCCTGCTGCTGATGGTGGTCGCGGGCGGGGCCGGCTATCTGCTCGGCCCCTTCATCGGCGCACTGCTCGGCGTCGTGCTGCCGGAATGGCTGCGCTTTGCCGGCTCGCTCTACCTGATCATCTTCGCGGCAATCGTCATGCTCCTGCTGATCGCCTGCCCACAGGGCATGAGCGGCCTGCTCGAGCGCGGCTGGAACCGGCTTACCGGTAAGAAGGAGGGCTCCCGATGA
- a CDS encoding ABC transporter ATP-binding protein — protein MNQVLEVSNLHKAFGGIKAVNGVSFSVNEGEILGIIGPNGCGKSTLFNCILGQLEPTEGAVKLDGRDVTNMRPSELNRLGVSRTFQLLQVFPELSVRENLILAGQEHEGTMLSRFFGSRDAGLTAKAEQMIGFFKLGHLADAKAGGLSYGQQKLLDAAMAFMAGPRLVLLDEPAGGVNLTMLGDLKERLRAINAEQGATFVVIEHNMDFVMSLCSRVIVLAEGKVLAEGTPAEVRANPAVIEAYLGH, from the coding sequence ATGAACCAGGTCCTCGAAGTCTCGAACCTGCACAAGGCCTTCGGCGGCATCAAGGCGGTGAACGGCGTCTCCTTCTCGGTCAACGAAGGCGAGATTCTCGGCATCATCGGCCCCAATGGCTGCGGCAAGTCGACCCTGTTCAACTGCATCCTCGGCCAGCTCGAGCCGACCGAGGGCGCGGTGAAGCTCGACGGGCGCGACGTCACCAATATGCGCCCCTCCGAGCTCAACCGGCTCGGCGTCAGCCGCACCTTCCAGCTGCTGCAGGTCTTCCCCGAGCTCTCGGTGCGCGAGAACCTGATCCTCGCCGGCCAGGAGCATGAAGGCACGATGCTCTCGCGCTTCTTCGGGTCACGCGATGCCGGGCTGACGGCGAAAGCCGAGCAGATGATCGGCTTCTTCAAGCTCGGCCATCTCGCCGATGCCAAGGCCGGCGGGCTCTCCTATGGCCAGCAGAAGCTGCTGGACGCCGCCATGGCCTTCATGGCCGGCCCGCGCCTCGTCCTGCTCGACGAGCCGGCCGGCGGCGTGAATCTCACCATGCTGGGCGATCTCAAGGAGCGGCTGCGCGCCATCAACGCCGAGCAGGGCGCGACTTTCGTGGTGATCGAGCACAACATGGATTTCGTGATGTCGCTGTGCTCGCGCGTCATCGTGCTGGCCGAAGGCAAGGTGCTGGCCGAGGGTACACCGGCCGAGGTCCGCGCCAACCCCGCCGTGATCGAAGCTTATCTCGGGCATTGA